The following coding sequences lie in one Rutidosis leptorrhynchoides isolate AG116_Rl617_1_P2 chromosome 6, CSIRO_AGI_Rlap_v1, whole genome shotgun sequence genomic window:
- the LOC139855621 gene encoding serine/threonine-protein kinase OXI1-like: MNADQIPSLKIDKLTAISPLGRGAKGVVFLVQNEDDELLALKAISKASIAKKMKNKNSNENEYKRISFEQEVLRRCHHPLLPKLRGVLSTDKIVGYAIDFCPGRDLNYLRKKQTEKMFSEDHIRFYAAELVLALEYLHGLGIVYRDLKPENVMIQENGHLMLVDFDLSTKLAPKVSSGSSPIKTTPSPLPKSGPTKRKKRFSNCFRPSIISLDDSVHPAESVNSEPVQTESISKSNSFVGTEEYVSPEMIQGNGHDFAVDWWCLGVVLHEMLYGTTPFRGINRKETFYRILSKTPELVGEPNPLRDLIRKLLEKDPKQRITVEEIKGHDFFKGVDWEKVVQISRPPYIPGRFDDEFIEEIKIKNNKKIDIEDFVHGVFNDVTADVKEEELDQNVDKNFLVF, encoded by the exons ATGAACGCGGATCAAATTCCGTCGTTAAAAATTGATAAATTAACGGCGATATCGCCGTTAGGTCGCGGCGCCAAAGGTGTGGTGTTTTTAGTACAAAATGAAGACGACGAATTGCTCGCTTTGAAGGCCATTTCTAAAGCTTCGATTGcgaaaaaaatgaaaaataaaaatagtAATGAGAATGAGTACAAGAGAATTAGTTTTGAACAAGAGGTTTTACGACGATGTCATCATCCGTTGTTACCGAAACTTCGGGGCGTTTTATCGACTGATAAAATCGTCGGTTACGCTATTGATTTTTGTCCTGGACGTGATCTCAATTATCTCCGTAAAAAACAGACCGAAAAAATGTTTTCAGAAGATCATATcag GTTTTATGCGGCGGAATTAGTACTCGCATTGGAGTATCTGCACGGATTAGGGATTGTTTATcgcgatttaaaacctgaaaatgtAATGATTCAGGAAAACGGACATCTAATGCTTGTTGATTTCGATCTGTCAACGAAACTTGCACCGAAAGTTTCATCTGGATCTTCTCCAATTAAAACGACACCGTCTCCGTTACCGAAATCGGGTCCTACAAAAAGGAAAAAACGGTTTTCAAACTGCTTCCGGCCTAGTATTATTTCATTAGATGATTCGGTTCACCCGGCCGAGTCGGTTAATTCAGAACCGGTTCAAACCGAGTCAATATCGAAGTCAAACTCGTTCGTCGGAACGGAAGAATACGTGTCGCCGGAAATGATACAAGGCAACGGCCACGATTTCGCGGTGGACTGGTGGTGTTTAGGTGTCGTTTTgcatgaaatgttgtacggtacgACGCCGTTTCGTGGGATAAACAGGAAGGAAACGTTTTACCGGATTTTATCGAAGACGCCGGAGCTAGTTGGAGAACCGAATCCGTTGAGGGATTTGATCCGGAAATTATTGGAAAAGGATCCGAAACAGAGAATAACGGTGGAGGAAATCAAGGGTCATGATTTCTTCAAAGGCGTTGACTGGGAAAAAGTCGTACAGATCTCGAGACCACCGTATATACCTGGACGCTTCGATGACGAGTTTATtgaagaaattaaaattaaaaataataaaaaaatagacATAGAAGATTTTGTGCATGGAGTATTTAATGACGTCACTGCTGACGTTAAAGAGGAGGAACTAGACCAAAATGTTGACAAGAATTTTCTGGTGTTCTAA